The sequence CGTCATCACCGATCCCCCGTACAACAGCGGCGGACGCACCAGCTCCGAGCGCACCGGGCGCACCGCGCGCGCGAAGTACGTCACGAGCAACAGCGCCCACGACCTCGCCACCTTCCCCGGCGAGAACCGCGACCAGCGCTCCTACCGCTCCTGGCTGACCGAACTGCTCACCGAGGCGTACCGCGCGGCGACCGAGCACTCCGTCGCCATGGTCTTCTCCGACTGGCGCCAGGAGCCCACCACCACCGACGCCCTCCAGATGGCGGGATGGACGTGGAGCGGGACGATCTCGTGGATCAAGCCCGCGAGCCGCCCCCGCAAGGGCGGACCCAAACAGGACACCGAGTTCGTCACCTGGGGTGTCAAGGGCGCCCTCGACAACACCCGCGACCTCTACCTCCCCGGCCACTACATCGCCTCACAGCCCCGCAAGGACCGCGTCCACATCACCCAGAAACCCGTCGAGATCATGCGGCAGCTCGTCAAGGTCTGCCCCGAAGGCGGCACGGTCCTCGACCCCTTCACCGGCAGCGGCGCGACCGGCGTCGCCGCCCTGCGCGAAGGACGCAACTTCCTCGGCGTCGAACTCTCCACCCACTACGCGGACATCGCCGAACGGCGGCTGTGCGCGGAGCTGACCCAGGACGACTTCGTCCTCGCCGGGCCCGAGGAGTGAGGTCGAGAACCGGCCCGGGGCCGGCGGATCGCAGACGGCGAAGGGCGGCTGGTGCACCGTGAGCCGGTGCACCAGCCGCCCTTCCATGTGCGTCAGGCCGCTTCGAAGGCCCGCCGTATCAGCGGCTGCGCCCGCTCCAGGGTGGCGGGTGAGCCGACGCGGACCTCCAGGTCTCCCGTCCCGAGGTGGCCGATCCCGCGCATGTCGCGTGTGAAGCCCTCCTCCAGCTCGACGGTGTCGGGGTCGAGGCGCAGGTACGTGAGGATCACCTTGTGCCCGGGGCGGAACAGGACCGAGGCGATGTTCACGAGGCGCCGGTATGCGATGTAGTGCTGAAGCGGGGTGACCTCCACCTCACCCCACGCCGTGAGGGCCTCATCCAGCTCCGCGTACAGGTCCTCCAGGCACGCCGGAGCGGAGCATCGCGCCGACGGAACCGGCGCGGCGGGCGGCTTCGGTGCCCCCGCGGTCCGCTCTCTTCTGCGCTGCGTCCCGCTGGGGTGCGGCACGCCGGGTGAGGAGTGCTCCAGCAGGAGGCTCAGCAGGTCCCCGTCGAAGACGCGGTAGCGCACGAGGTCGATCCGCTCGGGGACGTTGTCCACGGCGACGCGGTCGTGGTGGGAGAAGGCCGACGCGATGCAGATCATCCGGGGGCGACGCCAGTCGATGCTCTCGGCCGCCTCCGCGCCCAGCACGTCACGGACCAGCGCCTCGAACTCGTGACGCGCCGAACGCAGCCAGGTCATGTACGAGACGGCCTGCGACAGCACGCCGCTGTCCGAGCCCTTCTTGTACTCGATCACGACCGGGGCACCGGTCTCGTCGAGCCCGAGCGTGTCGATCCGACCCCGGTGCCACGGACCCGTCGCGTACTCCGAGGCCAGGAACCGCACCCCGAGCATCGCCTCCAGCCCCGCCTCGACCCGCCGCTGAAGCTCCACCTCCAGCGCCACCGCCGAGCCCACCAGCTCCACGTCCCGCCCGTCTGCACGCCGTCGGAACACCTTCAGCTCGGCCACCAGCAGCTCCTCCCGTGATTCCTGCACGGGACCCAATCACCGGGCGGTCGCGAATATTCCACGTGCGCAAGAAGCTCCCGCCGTTGAGGTGGCGAGGCATCGCTCGTGCCTCCTACAACAGGCGGCACGAGCGCCATCTCGACGACGTGCGCATCACGATGCCGTCCCCCTCCAAGCGACTGAGGTGGTGCGAGACAGTGAGCCTTTTCCAACCTGAGGGTGTGGTCCGCCAGTTGGTCGGCTCTGCGACACGAAGAAGCTCCTGGTAGACGGTGTCACGACCAAGATCCACCGTGCCGCACAGGAGCTTGGTGTGCTTGTCTACCCGTCGGCGATCGATCTGTCCAGCGTCCATTTGCGGTACCTCGCACACCAGTTGGCGCTTCACCGCCGGGATATCGGCTCCCGGTGGCGGCGGCTGACCGCAGGTCGGCAGGCGCTGCTCGTCCTGGCCCATCTGCGCTGCGGCGACACCTACGCCCAGCTCTCCGCAGGGTTCGGCATCGGGATCGCGACCGTCTACCGATACGTGCAGGAGGCCATCGACGTCCTGGCCGCACACCCGCCGCTTCCGCCGCCTCCTCCACAGCGCAGGCCTCCGGGCGATCCGCTTCCACGACCTCCGGCATTCGACCGCCACCCTGCTCCTGGAACAAGGCGTCGACCTCGTCGTCATCAAGGAACTCCTCGGCCACGCCCGCATCGGCGTCACCGCCACCGTCTACGCCCACGTACGCCTCCGCTTCCAACGCGAAGCCATGACCGCCCTCGGCGACGCCCTCAACCGCCCCTGACCCCGCGCACGGGCACACGGCAACGGCGGCGCACACCCCTGGTGTGCGCCGCCGTTGCCGTCAACTACTGCCGTCAGGTGGAGACGTAATGCCAGATTCCGGACAGCCGGCGACCCCTCTGATTCGCTCAAGCGAATCAGAGGGGTCGCAGTCAGAAGGTGTGACCGGCTCACGAGAAGGCGCCGGTCGCGATACCTCCAATCGCGGCAGCACGCCTACCCGAACAGTCGCTCCAACACATCGAGGGCTTCCTGGATAGCCAGCGCGTCCTCGCGAGGCAATTCATGCAGATCACCCCGATCAAGAGCAACAGCATAGATCTCCTCAAGAACCCACCATTGTGAGCGAATTTCCTCGCTCAATGGAGATGTCGCGAGATTTGACGAAACCGAGTCGAGATCGTCGATCAGGCTCCGGAGCGAGATGTCTCCGGAGCGGTACTTCCGGATCGACTGACGTGCGCCTTCGCGCAACCACTGCTGCGCATCAGAACCCTCACTCACTGCTTGATCCTTCCGGAACTAACGGTGACAACCCGCCCAGTTGCGGCATCCGTAATCACCGTCACATTATTCTCCGCTTCATAGTACGCCGTCGTCCCGGCCCGCTTACCTGGCATCTTTTCGCCGACATGAATGGTGTTTTCCACCGCAGACGGCATGAGGCCGCGCTCCTGCATCCGGTCAATCGCATGTCCGGTGTAATCGCGACCTGCGATTGTTGCCGGCTCATTTGGCGAAAGATTGCGGAAGTTCGTGCCCCTCCCGCCAACCGGGGTTGTCGGGCAGTTGCCGTTGTGAACGAGTACCGGAGTCTGTCCCGCCAGCACATAGTACGTGTGCGGAGCTGCACACCAGCAGCGCACAAAATTCACAGTCTTCGAAATCTCGGTCTACAGCAGCTCAGATCTCGCAATAGATACAGCCCAGCTAACGAATGCCTCACCCACTGACTTGTCTAGAACATCTACGCCGAACTCTCCATTTGCATCCACGCGCACATGCATTAGCTCGCCTGGGCCTCCCGGGGTGAGGTCCCAAAATTCCACCACCCAGCCCTCACTCCCTTCCTTGCCGTCACTAAGCACCGCAACCTCGATCAGAGCGCCATTGTGGTCATGAAATCCCATCCGACCCAGCCCTTTCCGAAATGAACAAAAACGCGTGGCCGCCCCGAGGTGAGGCGGCCACACATTTGGTATTCGTCTAACTAGTCCCTGAACGAATGCAGCTGCCAACTTCCGCTGCCGCCAGGCTGCCTAAACTGCACTGCACCCCATGGAACATGATACTCAATGACGTTATCGCCAGCTCTGTTACTATAGCGCTGCACTGCCACCTTCGGATCATTAAGAATTCTGGCGAGTGTCTCCTGTCCGAGGTCACTCCAAGCCCACGGATTCTTCTTGCCGCTTGGCTCTGGCCATTGGCCAGAATTCGTAGAGCGACCGGCATGCTTTTTCAACTCGTGCCCTGCGCGCGAGTAATTGTTCTTGTCGGGCGCAGCTCCTCGGGCCAAAAGTTCTGCCACCGTCGGGCACGTCGAATTGTGCACAAGCACCGGAGTCTGACCCGCCAGCACATAGTACGTGTGGAAGACGTCAACGGTCAGGTTGTAGGTGCGCTGGCGCTTCTTGTAGTGCCGGGTCGCCGTGACCGTGGCCTTGTCGCCTGTGGTCGTGCGCAGGTGGGTGCCGATTTCGAGTTTGCCGGCGTCGATCCAGCCGTTTGCGTCGATTGACCAGAAGGGGTGCCCCTCCGTCGCGGTCAGAGATGCAGGGCCGTGCTTGGTGACGATTGTCAGGTCAACGAATTTTTTGTCATGTTCGGTCGTGATGGTGGCGGTGACCTTGTGTGCCTCCGACTCTCCGGTGGAAGGGTCGGTTGCTATAACTTTGTCCCCGGTTTTGACATCCTCGATCTTCTTTGTGCTGCCGTCGGCTAGTGCCACATCAGTGCCAGCAGTGAAGCTGTTCTTTCCGGATGCGCACGAAACGATCCCAGATAGACCGCTCGCCTTGGTCTTAGAACCTCTGGATTTGAACCCGCCGCGCATCTCGTTAGGCAGGCCTACATGATCGTCACCCGCCGGAATGAATCGCATTTGAACGAGACGCAGCGGATACTGGCCCCCGTTACCGCATTCCATGTCTTCACAGATTTGAAGGACGAGGTTTACCTTTTCGTTCCATTCGCTTTCGTAGTCAAATGGACCGTATTTATTGAAATTTTTCTCGAAAAGTTTTACGAATTTATTTACGAACTTCTTCAGGTTTCGAGAAGGGAGTTCAATGGTTTGCCCGGTTATCTGGTTTTTCCAGACGGGTGAGCTTTGAACCTGGCCGGAGTAATTTTCCGACTTCTCATTCATGTCGCTCAGCGGGACCGGTTCCCGGTTGGAGGCGTCTGATCCATTCAGGCCGTGGTATCTCCCGTTCTCATCCATCAGCTGCAGAATCAGGCCAGTTGGATCCGATGCGGAGACGGGGCTGTTGTTGCTGTAGCTGTACCCGTTGATCTGTTGCGGGTCGGTGAGGTCCATGACCGGGTCGACGCTGATGAATCGGCCGGTTGTGGTGTCGTATTCGCGGGCGCCGATGTGGGTGAGGTCGGTAGTGGTGTCGTCGATGCCTACGCCGAGGTAGGTGTGTTTGTCGGGCCAGTTGGTGGGTTTTGTTCCGCGTGTCTCGCCGTAGGGCTTGAATTCGCGGCGGGTGATCGCTTGGTTGCCGGTGAGTTCGACGGCGGTTGATGAGGTGCCGAGGAGGTCGGCGGGGGTGACGGTGAGGCGGTGGGCGGTGGTGGCGCCGTTGGAGGTGGAGCGGGTGACGGTGGGGGTGCCGGCCTGGCCGTAGCTGCGGGTGGCCTTGGTGATCTTCCCGCTGGCGTCTGTGGTGAGTTCGGTTTCGCCGAGGTAGAGGGTGCTGCCGGTGGTGGAGTGCTCCAGGAGGCGGTTTCCCTCGGTGTCGTAGACGTAGGTCGTCTGGGACGTGCCGACGGTCGCCGTTCGCAGTCGCCCGGCCTGGGTCCACTTCAGGTCTTGGGTGCCGGTGGGCAGGGTGCGGGTTTCGGTGTTGCCGAGGTCGTCGTAGCCGTAGGTGCTGTTCTGGCCTGTGGCGGTGGAGTTGACGGCGGTGAGGGTGTGGGGCTGGGCGAGCGTGGGGGCGCTGGTGCCGTTGCCGTTGACTTGTTTGCCGTAGGTGTAGGTGTAGGTGTTGGTGACGTTCTTGGTGGTGTCGCCGGTGTTGTGTTCGGTGAGGGTGTTGCGGTTGGCGGCCCAGTCGTACGTGAAGCTCTGCCAGTAGCCGGTGGCGCCGGTGCTGACTGTGGTCGCGGCCGGGGCCGCATTGGTGAGGGTTTCGGTGAGGGAGGTGTCAGGCGCTCCGGTGGTGTCCGCGGCGGTGTCGGAGGCGTCCGCGCCTGCCGGTCCGGAGGGTTCGGCGTTGGTCTGGTAGCCCCACTTGGTGCCGGCGGTGTTCTGGCAGCCGGTTCCCTTGCCGTTGGGGATGAGGTTGGAGGTCCAGGCGTGGACGAGTTGGCCGAGGCGGTCGTAGGTGTAGCACTGGTTGTCCCAGGTGCCGTCGCCGAACTGCCGTGCCTGGGAGGAGATGAGGCCGGAGGCGTCGTAGGAGTAGGTGCTGTCCGTGACGCGGTGAGGGCCGGCGGTCTCGCGGTCGGTCACGGTGCGCTGGAGGCGACCCGTGTGCTCGTCGATGAAGTTGGTGGTCCACAGGCGGGAGGGCTGCTTGCCGCTGACGGAGCGCAGTACTTCGCCGAAGGGCGAGTAGGTGGTGTCGGAGGTGTACCAGTCGATACCGGACGTGGATTCGGCGAGGCCGTCCTCGTCGTAACGGGTCAGGACGCGCTCGGCGGCCAGACCTCCTACAGCGGGCAGTGTGACGCTGAGGGGCTTTCCGGTGGGCGTGTAGGCGTACTGGTAGGAGTAGGCGTCGCGGTCCAGTCCCTTGGTGAGGTCGTTCTTCGGGATGACGATGTCTTTGCCGGTAGGACGGTAGGCGGCGTCATAACCGGTGACCCTGCTGACGTATTTGCTGCTGCCGTCGTAAAGAGTGGAGGACACGGGCAAGCCCAGAGCCCCTGGCAGCGTGTCGTACGTGTACTCCTTGACCGGGTCGCCGGTCTTGTCGCCTTCCCACACCTTGGTGATGCGGCCGAGGACGTCGTAATCGGTGGACGTGACCCGCCCGAGCGTGTCCGTGGCCCTGGTCTGACGTCCGGCGTCGTCGTACTCGAAGCTGCTGTCACCGGAGTCGGGGTCGGCCTGGCTCTTGAGCTGGCCAAGGGCGTTGTAGGTGTAGGTCCACTCGGTGCCGTCGGGGGCCGTGACGTGGTTGAGGTTGCCGCGCGCGTCGTACTCGTAGCCGGTGAGTCGTTTCGCGGTCGCGGCGGCGTTGACGTACTGGCGGATGGACGTGGTGCGTCCGAGGACGTCGGTGTAGGTGTCGGTGACGGGGGTGGTGGAGCCGGGCGCGTCGACCTTGGTGTAGTTGTCGCCGTAGGTGGTGTAGGTGGCGTACTTGAAGGTCTGGCCGTAGAAGGTGGAGACCTGGACGGGGCGTTCGCGTCCGTCGTAGCGGGTGCGGGTCTTGCTGGGGAGCAGGCTGTCCGAGCGTCGCTCGAACAAGTGGGTCGAGGGCTCGCCCTTGGCGAGGTAGGGACTCGTCTGCTCGTTGACGAGGCCGTGGTCGTTGTAGCTGGTGTCGGTGACGATCCGCCCGCTGCCGTGGGCCTCCGTCTGTGTCTGGACGGCGCGTTGCAGGCCGTCATAGAGAGTGACGGAGCTGCTGTAAGTGCCGTCGTCCTTCAACGTACGGGTCGTGATGGCGGCAGGTGAGGTCGTCTTGGCATCCGCCACAGCCGCCTGGTAAGCGATCTGCACGTCCGGGTTGGTGGCCGAGGCATGTTCCGGGAGCCAACCCTTGACCACGCGGCCCAGTGCGTCGTATTCGGTGCGTGTGACCCGGTTGTTGGGGTCGGTGACCGTCAGGGCGGAGCCACGGCCCGGGTCGAAGGTCGTGACGGTGGGACGGCCCATGGCGTTCAGGACCTTTGTGGAGGTTACGGGGCCTCCGTTGTCCTCCGGCTTGTCGATCGCAGGGGTGTACTGCGTCTCGGCGGTGCCTTCACCGGGCTTGCTGACGGTCCGGGTCCGACCTGCGGCGTCGTAGGTGAAAGTCGTTTTGAGGTCGCAGCACTTGCCGTCGCCGTTGCTCTTGGCAATGGTCGTGGCTTTGCCCTTGGTGGGTGCGGCCCCGTAGGTGCCGCCGTCGTAGCTGGTCTGGACAGTGCCGATCAGCCTGGTGGCCGGGTCAGCGTCGGCGGCGCCGGAGCACGGGGTCGCGGTGGTACGGACTTGCTTGGGCAGGCCGATGATCCAGCGGTCGGCCGCCGGGTCATGGACGTAGTCCGTGGTGACGCACTTTTGCTCGCTGAGGGTTTCACCCCCAGGCTTCGGCTTGACGACGGACGTCTCCATCTTGACTGGCAGCCCGTAGGTGTCCTCGACCTCGGTCGTGGTACGCACGGCTTCCCACGTGGTGCCGACGGTCCTGATGGCGTCGGTGCGCTTGATCCCTGAGCGGTACGACTTCAGGGGCGGGAGGTCCGTGCCGTCTTCGCTCTCGCGCTCGCGGGAGGCTGTCTGCTTGAGCCAGGGGTAGTTCAGGGTGCGCTGGACGACTCGCCCGTCGGTGCGGTCGTAGGTGATCGCCTCCGCCGCAGTGCCTGCGAAGGGCTCGGCGTCGTCATCGGTGAGGGTGTACGTGCCGGTGGAGTCCTTGACCGTGCCGCCTGTGCCCTGGAAATACCGGGTGGTCTGCGTCGACTGGGCCTGGGGGTCGCCGGCCTTGACGTTGCCCTTCTTCCCCTTGGTCGTCGTGACACTGCGGTATCCGCGCCAGTCGCTGTACGTGCGCAGCGACGGCTTGCTGAACTCGTCGTCGCTCTTGGCCCAGGCCGGGTCCTTGTAGGTGTACTGCGTGTAGACGGGGTCGCCGTGTGCGGCCACCTTGTCCGTCTCCACGACGGAGGCGACGACGTACTTGTTGAACCACGCCTTCGCGGGCTTCTTCTCCTCGCCGTCCGGCGACCAGCGCACCGGGAAGCAGGTGCCGTTCTTGCTCTCGGCGTCCGAGGCGGGCTCGGCGGAGCAGCCGCCCGTGTACTGGACCTCGATGTCACCGCCGTCGGGGGTGGAGACGATCCCGATGCGCGGGCGGGTGAACGGGGGCCGCTGGTCCTTGGGGCCGCTGGTGACGAGGTTGGGGAGCTGGCGGTCCAGGAGCCTGCTGTGCAGAGGGTCGCGGCTGCCGACCGTGTATGCGGTGAAGCTGACGCCGGAGGCGGAGTCCAGGGTTCCGGTGCTGTCGCCTGGGGCGTAGCCGCGGTGGGTGATGGAGTTCAGCCACAGGCCGGGCGCGCTGTCGTACCACTCCTCGGGGAAGGACTGGTTGAGCTTCCAGCTGTCGACCTTCCCGAGGGCGCTCTGCCCCGGGCGGGCGGCCTTGGTGGTGATGGTGTCCAGGCGCATCTGCGTCCAGAACGACGGAAAGCTCGGGCACAGGTCCGAAGTCGACTTGCAGTTGAGGCTGCCGGGGGTGTCCCACCAGTAGCGGTAGGCGCCGGGGTCGTCCGTCTTGGCGAAGTTCGCGGACGCGCACAGGGTGGCCGACTCCAGGCACCGCTGCGCGGCGGTGAACTCGATGGTGGCAGCGGGCTTCGTCAGGTCCGCCCGCATCCCGTACTCGATGGAGGCCGGGTAGGCGGAACGGTCGTACTGTTCAGGGGACTTGTACTTCTTCCGGGCGCTGTAGTAGTTGGTCTCCTGCTTCCAGTTGACCACCGTCGTGTTGCCGTGCAGGTCGACGATCTTGTCGAGGCCCCACCGCCATGCCTGCTGCTTGCCGCTGCCGCACCGGGAGTCGGCGAAGGAGTCCTGGTGGCAGGGCTCGCCGGGGTGGTTGCCGAACACGGGGACGGTGGAGACGGAGTCCGTGGTGGCGTGCCCGCCGCCGACCGCGTTCAGGCCGTAGTAGTAGTCCGTTCCGTCGGTGGTCGTGACAACCCAGTACTCGCCGTCGTTGTCGTCATTCGTGCCGCCCGTGCGCAGTTCGACGCGGGTGCCGTCGTCCTGCTGGGGACGGTAGACGTCCCCGTTCGCGCCGACCTTGACGAGTTCCGTGTTCTTCCCGTTCAGGGACATCACCGCGTTGTCCGACACCCAGCACAGGTCACCGGTCTTGTCGCTCTTCGCCGTGTTGTTCGGGGTTCCGGCGTTCAGCTTCTTCGTATCGTCCGAGCAGGAACGGTAACGGCGCTCGATGTGGCCCGGGTCGTACCCCCAGCCCTCACCGATCCACGACGACTGCGGCGAAGCGATCGCCGTCTTCCCGTCGACCTCCTGCGAGTTGTACGAAAGGGAGACCTGCGGGGTGGGCCCGGCGGGCGCCGGCGGAGTGGTGAGGGGGTAGGACCAGGCGAACGCGCCGGACGAGTTGCCCGCCGACCATTTCCCGCTCGACGCCAACGGCGTTGCCTTGAACGTTCCCCCGGGGCCGCTGCCGGAGTCGACGGCACCGACTACGGCCGAGGAACCCGAGGCGGTGGCCGAACTGATCGCCGTCTTCGCCCACTGCGCGGAGACGCCTTGCGTGACGAGGGGTGTGTTCGGGCGGGGCGCGACGGTGGCGGTGACCGTCTTCGTCAGGGTGTCGTTGGCGGTCTCCAGCTCCTCGTACTGCCGGCACTCCTCGACGTCCGGCGTCGTCCGGAAGCAGTCCGGGAACTGCACCAGCCGCAGCCGCGAGGCCCAGTCGGCACCGTAGAGATTCTGGAACTTCGCGTAATCGAGCTCGACCGACACCGCAACGGCATCCGCCGAAGGAGCATCGACCTGGAGGACGGCCCCGTCAACGCCCTGCTCGACCACGTCGGTGCGCGCGTCCAGGCTGACCTGCCAGGTGCCGGTGGGCGCGGGCTGGTCGGGAGCCTGTCCCAGCTTCACCGGCAGCGAGCCCACCGGTACCGCGTCAGTCGCCGCTTGGGCCGACAAGGTGCGAGCGGCGCTACCGGAGAAGGTCACCGTGCCCGAGCCTGCCGCAGGTGGTGTCGCCGTTCCCGAGGGCGCCTCGTGCTGGTCGTCGGGGACCTCGGCCTTCAGCGAGTCCAGGTTGACGTCGAAGGTCCCGCCGTCCACGGGCTTGTCCTGCTTCAGCTTCTCCAGTACCAACTCATCGCGACCCACCTCGGCCTGATCAGGACTCGGTGGCACCGCGAGAGCCTGCGCCGGCAACAGCCCGAGGACCAGCGCCACACCGAGGACCGTCCTGGTGGCACGACGTGATGGACGGCGATGCGCGCGCCGCGATTGACCGAACACTGGCGGAAGTCCCCTCGGACCGTGGGAGCGAGACCAGACGGTCACGCGGGAGACAGCAGATGCCCGAGATTTTGTGACGCTCAAGTGAAGATCCGCTACCTGTGCAGCCTCTGTGTGAACATCATCACGCACTAAATCGTGACTTCACTTTCCAGTCGCGATTTCTGTGCCCAAAGCGGCCAAACCCATTCGCACGGTGCAGTTAGTAAGGCATCAGGCATTCACTCCTCAAGGGCCCTTAATGCCCCTGCGATGAGGAGATTCATGTCTATTGATGTGCATTCAGTGCCCCTGTGCAGGGTGCGGACTTCATGCGGCCCATCCCGGCGTCCATGAAGAGCGGGCAATCTAATGCCCGTGATCGCGTATTTCATGTGTGGAGATTCCGTGACCTGCGGTGCGGTGGCGGGGCATCATCAGCACGCTGACCGCGCTCATCACTGCCCCCGGCATGCGAGGCCGGCGCGTCGCACAGCCGTGCCGGGTCGTTGTGACCAGGCCCCAAGGGGAGGAACACGTACCGTTGTTGTCACAACGACAGAGGCACCGCAGGCGCGGCGCCCTCGCAGCCGGCGGACTCGCCGCCGCGATCCTCGCCTCAGGGCTCACCTACGCCGGGCTCCACGACGACCCCGCGCAGTCGGCCGACGCGCCCGCCCGGCCCCCGAAGGCCGCACCCCGCACGGTCGACGCGGCTGTCGCCGCCGCTTCCCGCACCGGGAAAACCGTCGAGGTGACGGCGCTGCGTACGCCCACCTCCACGACGTGGGCGCGTCCCGATCACCTGATGGAACGCCGCATCACACCGGTGCCGGTCAGGGTGTTCAAGGACGGCGAGTGGAAGCCCATCGACGCCACGCTCACGCGCACGAAGAGCGGCTGGGAGACCAAGGCGACCAGCGCCCGCATATGGTTCTCACCCGGCGGGCGCGGCGAGGGCAAGCGGTCGTCCCGGTCGGTGCGCCGCGTGCCCCTGCTCCAGCAGGCGGCAGCGGCTGACGCCGAGCCCCAGACCCCGCTGGCGTCCCTCGACGTCGGCGACCACACGGTCCAGTTGACGTGGCCCGGTGCCGTTCCGACGCCCATCGTGGACGGCTCCCGCATCCTCTACCCCGAAATCCTCCCCGGCGCCGACCTCGTCCTGACCGCCGACGACGGAGGATTCGCGCAGCTCCTGGTCGTCAAGAACCGTGCGGCCGCCGCTGACGCGCGCGTGCGCCAGCTCTCGTACGGCCTGACGTCGAGCACCCTCGTCTTCCGCATCGACCCCCTCTCCGACATCGTCTCGGCCGAGGACAAAAACGGCGACGAGGTCGCCTTCTCTCCCTCGCCCGTCATGTGGGACAACGCCGGCATGCCGGCGGTGACCGACGGCCAGGTGGGTGCGAGCGCGCAGCCCTCCACTGCCGAAAGCCTTCCCCCTACCTCCTCCGCGGCCCCCGAGGAAAGTGCCACCCCCACCCCGGAAGAGGAGACGGAGGTGGAGACGGACGAGCAGACCGACACGAACCCGGAGGTGCTCCCAAGCTCCAGCGACGAGCCGGCCCCCTCCTTGTCGGAAGCCCCCCCGCCTTCTGTTCCGGCGGAGCCGACCGCCGCCCCGAGCCAGTCCGGCAGCGCGGCGACCCTCGGCCTGCCCTCGCTGGACGGCCCCGGCCCCGACAGTCACGGCTCCCTCGTGGACGCCGACCTGGTCGGGGACCAGTGGCTCATCAAGCCGGACGCGGACTTCCTGGACGCCGACGACACCGTGTACCCGGTCTTCATCGACCCCTCGGTCACCAAACAGCTCAAGAGCTGGACGACTGCCTACAGTCGTTTCCCGAAATCCACGTTCTACAACGGCCGCAACTTCAACAAGGGCGGAACTCACGAGGCGCGCGTGGGCTTCGAGTCCGACACCTGGGGAACGTCCCGCTCCTACTTCAACATGGACTTCGGGTCGGACCTGAAGGGCGTCAAAATGGAGGACGCCACGTTCCGTCTCCTGGAAACGTATTCCTGGTCGTGCAGCGCCCGCTCCATGAGCGTGCACGTCACCGGAAAGATCGGGTCGAAGACCAACTGG comes from Streptomyces sp. Tu6071 and encodes:
- a CDS encoding DUF4258 domain-containing protein; amino-acid sequence: MLAGQTPVLVHNGNCPTTPVGGRGTNFRNLSPNEPATIAGRDYTGHAIDRMQERGLMPSAVENTIHVGEKMPGKRAGTTAYYEAENNVTVITDAATGRVVTVSSGRIKQ
- a CDS encoding DUF5655 domain-containing protein, encoding MAELKVFRRRADGRDVELVGSAVALEVELQRRVEAGLEAMLGVRFLASEYATGPWHRGRIDTLGLDETGAPVVIEYKKGSDSGVLSQAVSYMTWLRSARHEFEALVRDVLGAEAAESIDWRRPRMICIASAFSHHDRVAVDNVPERIDLVRYRVFDGDLLSLLLEHSSPGVPHPSGTQRRRERTAGAPKPPAAPVPSARCSAPACLEDLYAELDEALTAWGEVEVTPLQHYIAYRRLVNIASVLFRPGHKVILTYLRLDPDTVELEEGFTRDMRGIGHLGTGDLEVRVGSPATLERAQPLIRRAFEAA
- a CDS encoding DNA-methyltransferase, which translates into the protein MGYTLHRGDALTILKTLPDESVHAVITDPPYNSGGRTSSERTGRTARAKYVTSNSAHDLATFPGENRDQRSYRSWLTELLTEAYRAATEHSVAMVFSDWRQEPTTTDALQMAGWTWSGTISWIKPASRPRKGGPKQDTEFVTWGVKGALDNTRDLYLPGHYIASQPRKDRVHITQKPVEIMRQLVKVCPEGGTVLDPFTGSGATGVAALREGRNFLGVELSTHYADIAERRLCAELTQDDFVLAGPEE